Genomic window (Cellulosilyticum lentocellum DSM 5427):
AACCTTCTATCATCCTTGATATAATGCCTATTACTTCTTCAAAAATCTGTTCTTGTACTTTGGCTAATAGGTCATAAATATCTTGATAATAGTAATAAAAGGTCCCTCTATAGATTTTAGCTTCCCTTGTAATTTCACCTATTGTAATTTTTTCTATCCCTTTTTTTTCCATAAAGCTTTAAAAATGCGTTTAATATTTTTATTCTTGTAATCTGTGTATCCTTTACCATCTTAGATTACCTACCTATCCAACATTTTCTTAACAATTGTCTATTTTGTTTTTATTCTATCTTATTTATTATAACCATATACCAACTCCAGATTGGAATCAACATTAATTGTAAAGAAGGCGATCTAATGTCTATGTTAACCACCCCTACTATATGCCTAGAGCATATTAATAAGTCCTTTGGCAAAAATCAAATCCTATTTGATATTTCTCTAACTATTCCTGAAGGTTGTATATATGGCCTTTTAGGCCCCTCTGGTTGTGGGAAAAGTACTTCTGTTAAAATCATGGCTGGTATTTCTAAACAAGACTCCGGAAAAGTCTATATATTAGGCCAGGAAATGCCGAATCTAATGCTCATGTCCCAAATAGGATATATGTCTCAGTCTAGCGCCCTTTATCCTACACTTTCTGGCTATGAAAATCTAAAGTTCTTCGGAAGCTTATATGGTTTTAATAAACAGCTCCTTCAAGAAAGATTTGAATATGTATCCACCCTTGTTAACTTAACCGACTATCTACCTAAATATGTTTCCACCTATTCTGGTGGCATGAAGCAAAGACTAGCTTTAGCTATTTCACTCTTAGCTAATCCTAAAGTTCTCATTCTTGATGAGCCCACGGTAGGAATAGACCCTCTTCTTAGATATAGTATTTGGGAGGAATTATATAAGCTTGCTGAGCAAAAGATAACTATTCTTATTACAACTCATGTTATGGATGAAGCTGCTAAATGTCATGAGCTAGCTATGATGTATAATGGCACGATCCTTGCTGCGGGTACTCCTGAACAAATTCTAGAAAAAGCTCAAGTTACTAATATAGAAGATGCCTTTATCTATTTTGGCAAATCTCATATTTCTTCAAAGGAGGTCCTTTCCTATGAGAATTAAAGCTTTAACTACAAGAATTCTAACTCAAGTCACCCATGATAAGAGAACCATTGCTCTTATTCTTATTGCTCCCCTTGTTATCTTAAGCCTTGTTTATTTCATCCTTAATTCTGAAAGTAGCAGTTATAACCTTGGTATTGTTACAGCTCCTGGTGCTTATATTGAAGAACTTACTCATAATGATGATTTGGATATCAAGCTTACCTATCTTAAAAGTGAAGATATCCCAAATGCTATAAAAAATAAAGAAATCCTCGCAGCCATTGATATGAATCCAAGTATGACTGAGGCCAAAATTTACTTAGACGGTACAAACAGTTTAGATGCTGAAAAAGTCCAAGCATTAGTAAAAAGTTCCGCTCTAAAAGTACTTCAAAATAATATGAAACAAAATGCTGAAGATACTAAAGAAAAGCTTAGCACTCTCTTAGATAGCCTCACTCAATTAAAGACTAAAATGCCTCAAGTGAAATTACAGGTACCAGAAATAGATCTATCTGAGCTTAATATGACTGAGCCAAACTTTACTACTGACTATATTTATGGTGAAGAGGATACCTCTTTCTTTGATAACTTCGGAGCTGGGCTTATTGGGATTATTATCTTCTTCGTTGTCTTTCTAATTGCTGGCATTAATTTTCTTACTGAAAGAACTTCAGGCACTTTGGAAAAGCTCCTCTCTACACCTATCAAAAGGAGTGAAATAATCATCGGCTATGTATTTGGCTTTAGTTTATTAGCCTTGCTTCAAACGCTCCTGATTACTTTCTTTGTTATTTATGTTCTCGGTCTAAAAGTAGTCGGTAGTATATGGTACGTACTTCTTATTAACCTTTTAACCGCTATTACTGCCCTAACACTTGGTATTTTACTCTCTAGTTTAGCTAATAATGAATTTCAAATGGTTCAATTCATCCCTATTGTGATTCTCCCTCAAGTCTTTTTATGTGGCTTATTTAATTTATCAAATGGTTGGGAGATTGTCGGACTCTTGATGCCTCTTCACTATACAACTAATGCTTTAACAGAAGTCATGCTTAAAGGTAGTGGTTTTGAAAGGATTTGGCTAGACTGTCTCATCCTCTTAGGTTGTTCTTTAATATTCATGTTCTTAAATATACAGCTACTTAAGCGACAAAGAAGCTTGTAAAAGATTTTTGATTTTTTACTAGGGACTTCTCAAGTACGAGACATATATAGAAGTGTAAAAACAAATTAAATAACTTCCCACGGCATAATCACCGCAGCATCAACCTGAGGAACTGACCGGGTCAGCCAAGTCTCAATCTATTGTTATAGGTACCTCTGGACTTAAGGAAAATGTTCACTTGTGCGCTGACAGGGAGGCGCCACTTATAAGTTATGAAGTGTGTTTTTACATCTATTGCAGTACCAAAAATAAAGTTTCAACCAGAGTCCTAATGCCTTAGCTTCCTAATCATAAAGGGTGCACCGGCTAAGACTTTAAGGAGCTCCTCACTCATTGGTTTAGCTTTCACAACTGTCCTTAGTAGGCACCATGCTTGTCATAGTAGTGCTGAGGAGCCATTCTATGCCTTGTATAAGGTCTATTTAGGCAGTCATGAAAGTTTTCATCAAGGGTCTGGAGCAAAAAAGCAAGAGCACATACACCGTTATGCTGTATGTGCTCTTGCTTTTTTGTATGTCTAAAAACCGCCTTTAAACTCACTATAAATCTCCGTATATGATTATAAGGATTATCCTCCCTATTTCACTATTACTTTAGGAGCAATTAATGTAGGTACTGAGTCTAACTTCATCCTATTTTCATTGACTCTTCACTTCCTCAACACGTTTTAAAGCTATACTACATTCATAACGGTATAAT
Coding sequences:
- a CDS encoding ABC transporter permease, which translates into the protein MRIKALTTRILTQVTHDKRTIALILIAPLVILSLVYFILNSESSSYNLGIVTAPGAYIEELTHNDDLDIKLTYLKSEDIPNAIKNKEILAAIDMNPSMTEAKIYLDGTNSLDAEKVQALVKSSALKVLQNNMKQNAEDTKEKLSTLLDSLTQLKTKMPQVKLQVPEIDLSELNMTEPNFTTDYIYGEEDTSFFDNFGAGLIGIIIFFVVFLIAGINFLTERTSGTLEKLLSTPIKRSEIIIGYVFGFSLLALLQTLLITFFVIYVLGLKVVGSIWYVLLINLLTAITALTLGILLSSLANNEFQMVQFIPIVILPQVFLCGLFNLSNGWEIVGLLMPLHYTTNALTEVMLKGSGFERIWLDCLILLGCSLIFMFLNIQLLKRQRSL
- a CDS encoding ABC transporter ATP-binding protein, with the translated sequence MSMLTTPTICLEHINKSFGKNQILFDISLTIPEGCIYGLLGPSGCGKSTSVKIMAGISKQDSGKVYILGQEMPNLMLMSQIGYMSQSSALYPTLSGYENLKFFGSLYGFNKQLLQERFEYVSTLVNLTDYLPKYVSTYSGGMKQRLALAISLLANPKVLILDEPTVGIDPLLRYSIWEELYKLAEQKITILITTHVMDEAAKCHELAMMYNGTILAAGTPEQILEKAQVTNIEDAFIYFGKSHISSKEVLSYEN